TGTAGGTGCTTGTCGTGCAGTACTCCTTGAGCTCGAACCCGCTGGGGACATAGATGTCCCTGGATGCGTGGCAGCAGGAGATGTAGTTCCCCTCAAGCAATGGACATTTCATGGCGCCTCCTCCCTTTTCGTATTTCCCCGGCGTGTGTCCCGTTGCTTTAGTCGTATGGTACGGCGCGAGGGTTTGAAGAGGGTATCGGAAGGGAACTGATTTTGGTGTAGGCGAAGGACCGACACGCTGTAGGAATCGACGCGTGCGCGCGAGAAAGACTATGAAATCAAACCACTTTTCAACGCGTAATGGATGAGCTCGGCATTGCTTTTCATGTTCATCTTCTCCAGGACGCGGGTGCGGTAGGTGCTGACGGTCTTCACGCTGAGGGAGAGGTCCTGGGCTATGTCGGAGATGGTCTTCCCCGAGGCTATGAGGAGCATCACCTGGTATTCGCGGTCCGAGAGGTTTTCGTGGGGCCTCTCCCTGTTGTTGCCTTCCAGCTCCAGGGCCAGGCGTTCGGCCAGGGAGGCGCTGACAAACTTCTTGCCCGAGAGGATCTTCTCGATGGCGGAGAACAGCTCGTCCGGGGCGCTGGACTTGGTGAGATATCCCGCGGCCCCTGCCCTGAGCGCCCTGACGGCGTAAAGGTCCTCGGGGTACATGCTCAGCATGAGGACGGGGAGCTTGGGACATTGGGTCCTTAGGAGCTTCAGCGCGTCCAGCCCGTTGAGCCCCGGCATGGCTATGTCCAGGAGCATGATGTCGTAATGCTGCTTGGCCGCCTTGTCCAGGGCGCTCTGTCCGTTTTCCGCCTCGTCCACGTCGATGGAGCCCATCGTTTCCTCCAGGATCTGGCGGAGGCCCATGCGCACGATGGGGTGGTCGTCGGCTATGAGGATCTGTACTTTTTTCATTCCTGACGTCCTTATTAAAGCAGCGGCAGGCTCACCCTCAGGGTCGTGCCCTGGCCGGACCGTCCTGCGACCTGCAGTGTTCCCTCCATGTAGCGGACGCGCTCCCGGATGCCCGAGATGCCCAGAGAGGCCGGCCCGTCGAGCTTGTCTTCCGGTATGCCCCTGCCGTTGTCTTCGATGACCATGAGAATCCTGTTCTGCTCCCGCTTGAGGAGAATTGTCACCTTTGTCGCCTCGGCATGCCGGGCCACGTTGGTGAGGGCCTCCTGGGCTATGCGGAACAGGCCGGTGGCCATGGACTCCTCGATGTCCGCGTCCTCCATGGCGAGGTCCGTGGCGCAGGTGATGCCGGACCACGACTCGAACTCCCGGACCTGCCACTCCAGGGCGGCCACGAGGCCGAGGACGTCGAGGACCGTCGGCCTGAGCTCCATCGTGATGCGCTGGACGGCGGATATGACGCTGTCCACGTGTGCCGACATGGAGCGGAGCTTCTCGGCGGCGGCCTCATCCGGGCAGACCTTCTTGCCCAGATAGGCCAGGTCGAGCTTCAGCGCGGTAAGTATCTGTCCCATTTCGTCATGCACCTCGCTGGCTATGCGCCTGCGCTCGTCTTCCCGGACCTCCTGAAGATTGGCAAAAAGCGCTCGC
The Nitrospirota bacterium genome window above contains:
- a CDS encoding response regulator transcription factor is translated as MKKVQILIADDHPIVRMGLRQILEETMGSIDVDEAENGQSALDKAAKQHYDIMLLDIAMPGLNGLDALKLLRTQCPKLPVLMLSMYPEDLYAVRALRAGAAGYLTKSSAPDELFSAIEKILSGKKFVSASLAERLALELEGNNRERPHENLSDREYQVMLLIASGKTISDIAQDLSLSVKTVSTYRTRVLEKMNMKSNAELIHYALKSGLIS